A window of Garra rufa chromosome 16, GarRuf1.0, whole genome shotgun sequence contains these coding sequences:
- the fgf1a gene encoding putative fibroblast growth factor 1, whose amino-acid sequence MTEADPAVKLYPPDYKKLTRLYCMNGGFHLQILEDGTVAGKREEDIYSILRIKATSPGVVVIEGAETGLYLSMNEDGKLYASSLVTDESYFLEKMEENHYNTYQSQKHGESWYVGIKKNGKMKRGPRTHIGQKAIFFLPRQVDQTKD is encoded by the exons ATGACGGAGGCCGATCCTGCGGTGAAACTCTACCCGCCCGACTATAAGAAGCTGACGCGACTCTACTGTATGAATGGAGGATTTCACCTTCAGATCCTGGAGGACGGGACTGTGGCAGGAAAGCGAGAGGAAGACATCTACA gcATACTGCGCATAAAAGCAACTAGTCCAGGAGTGGTGGTCATTGAAGGAGCAGAGACAGGACTTTACCTCTCTATGAACGAAGACGGCAAGCTGTATGCTTCT TCATTGGTAACAGATGAAAGTTATTTCTTGGAGAAGATGGAGGAAAACCACTACAACACGTATCAGTCGCAAAAGCACGGTGAGAGCTGGTACGTCGGGATAAAAAAGAACGGAAAAATGAAACGCGGCCCAAGAACGCACATTGGACAAAAGGCTATTTTCTTTCTGCCACGACAGGTGGATCAGACAAAGGACTGA
- the ndfip1 gene encoding NEDD4 family-interacting protein 1, whose amino-acid sequence MTDQRSGYQQLNNEEDSAEVLQQTADAPPPYSSIAASNAAFFEYKEDEVYPKPPSYNVATSLPSYDEAERNKVEATVPLVTDRDEDFIARDSFDDTDQLRVGNDGIFMLTFFMAFLFNWIGFFLSFCLTTSAAGRYGAISGFGLSLVKWVLIVRFSTYFPGYFDGQYWLWWVFLVVGFLLFFRGFVNYSRVRNMADHSMSTIPRTRVLFIY is encoded by the exons ATGACAGATCAGCGGAGTGGATATCAGCAG TTGAATAACGAGGAGGATTCAGCGGAGGTGCTTCAACAAACCGCTGATGCACCTCCACCGTACAGCAGCATCGCGGCGAGTAACGCAG CTTTCTTTGAGTACAAAGAGGATGAGGTTTACCCCAAACCCCCCTCATACAACGTGGCCACGTCACTGCCGTCCTACGACGAGGCTGAGAGGAACAAAGTAGAGGCCACGGTTCCTCTAGTCACTGACAGG GATGAGGACTTCATTGCCAGAGACAGCTTTGACGATACGGATCAGCTGCGTGTTGGGAACGATGGAATTTTCATGCTCACATTTTTCA TGGCGTTCCTCTTTAACTGGATTGGCTTCTTCCTGTCCTTCTGTCTGACCACGTCTGCGGCTGGACGCTATGGGGCCATCTCTGGGTTTGGACTGTCCCTGGTCAAATGGGTCCTGATTGTCAGG TTTTCAACCTACTTCCCTGGATATTTTGATGGCCAGTACTGGCTGTGGTGGGTTTTCCTGGTCGTAG GATTCCTGCTGTTTTTCCGGGGATTCGTCAACTATTCCAGAGTTCGCAACATGGCAGATCATTCCATGTCTACCATTCCTCGAACCCGAGTTCTTTTTATCTATTAG